A single window of Flavobacteriales bacterium DNA harbors:
- a CDS encoding DUF3472 domain-containing protein: protein MKQNGSFKWLLVSASFLSGITTASAQHLWYPDRKNGDIIMNEVMVTNTTGCSYWETMGWNVGSQGGAYCGIQQKSQGTNFIFSIWDPIGTSTPITAPYKLPNSIVTKFGGEGTGLHYDDNFQVGWKMNTWVRTVSRRWDYKGHSFFGFWSYDHGTGKWTHHVTMDFPVANVRFNSGGTNSFLEDWCSSSQNYRKGLYKNGYKRTYDTKTWIPWNTASYSGNGSSSTDNKANAGVENGAYFMEFGGSTVKSISEGQSFNITLPALPVLTVGQLTSITVTDDPDSVHVAWVTDQTKSPQFSFTIQVVNSSNVVVVTITDTVPHLRSRSVSIKNLPDGDYTVHVYMTDIFDQQSNEMTKTITIGTTTGISDHGLEQTKAFSLFPNPCNKSANIVWNADVVREGHLSVHDLAGRVIMEAMPVSGNTSSLDVSALPDGVYIVQLTDMNGHARQQLKLIKAGL from the coding sequence ATGAAGCAGAATGGATCTTTCAAATGGCTGCTTGTCAGCGCATCATTTTTATCCGGAATTACGACCGCAAGCGCCCAGCATCTTTGGTATCCCGACAGGAAAAATGGCGACATCATCATGAACGAGGTGATGGTCACCAACACCACCGGTTGCTCTTATTGGGAAACCATGGGTTGGAATGTGGGCAGCCAGGGTGGCGCCTATTGCGGCATCCAGCAGAAAAGCCAGGGAACCAACTTTATCTTTTCCATCTGGGATCCGATCGGAACCTCCACCCCCATCACCGCACCTTATAAACTGCCCAACTCCATTGTGACGAAATTCGGCGGTGAAGGCACCGGCCTGCACTACGACGACAATTTTCAAGTCGGTTGGAAAATGAACACGTGGGTGAGAACCGTCAGCAGACGCTGGGATTACAAAGGGCATAGCTTCTTCGGCTTCTGGAGCTACGACCACGGAACAGGCAAATGGACGCACCACGTGACCATGGATTTCCCGGTTGCAAACGTACGCTTCAACAGCGGCGGAACCAATTCATTCCTGGAAGACTGGTGCAGCTCAAGCCAGAACTACCGGAAAGGACTTTACAAAAACGGCTACAAGCGAACGTACGACACCAAAACATGGATCCCCTGGAATACCGCCTCCTACTCGGGAAACGGATCCTCATCCACCGACAACAAAGCCAATGCCGGCGTTGAGAACGGCGCTTACTTCATGGAGTTCGGCGGCAGTACGGTGAAGAGCATATCCGAAGGCCAGTCGTTTAACATCACCCTCCCTGCATTGCCCGTGCTAACCGTCGGACAGCTCACTTCCATCACGGTAACCGATGACCCCGATTCCGTACATGTGGCATGGGTAACGGATCAGACAAAAAGTCCACAGTTTTCCTTTACCATCCAGGTGGTGAATTCCTCCAACGTTGTGGTGGTAACCATTACGGACACGGTGCCGCACCTGAGATCACGCTCCGTCAGCATCAAAAACCTGCCAGACGGCGATTATACCGTGCATGTATATATGACGGACATTTTTGACCAACAATCGAATGAAATGACAAAAACCATTACCATCGGCACTACCACCGGAATTTCGGATCACGGATTGGAACAGACAAAGGCTTTCTCACTATTTCCCAACCCCTGCAACAAGTCGGCAAACATTGTATGGAATGCGGATGTGGTCCGGGAAGGCCACCTGTCTGTTCACGACCTCGCCGGTCGGGTAATTATGGAGGCTATGCCTGTATCCGGCAACACAAGCTCCCTTGATGTTTCCGCACTTCCCGATGGGGTTTACATCGTGCAGTTAACCGATATGAACGGACATGCACGTCAGCAGCTCAAACTTATAAAGGCCGGTCTTTAG